CACCAGCAAATCATCGAAATCCATGACGTTGGTGGCGCGTTTGCGGGCCTGGTAACGCTTGGCGACGTCGAGGATTTGCGGAAGCTGGGCGTCGTCAATGGTGTACTCCTCTTTCAGGAGTTCCGCCAGGCTGCGGCAGGTGTTGAGCGCCATGGAGATCATCTCGCCCAGCACGTTCGGCTTGGGGAATTGCGATTTCTTCACGTCCACGCCCGCCTCCGCCGTGCAGGTCTTGATCAGGTCATCCGCATCGTCGCGGTCAATGATGGTGAAGTCCGGGCGGTACCCCGCCGCTTCCGCGTGCCGGCGCAACACGCGCGCGCCCACGGAATGAAACGTGCCGCCCCACACCGCCGTATTGGCGCCGTCCAGCAATTCCATCACGCGGCGCATCATTTCCTTGGCGGCCTTGTTGGTGAAGGTGAGCAGCAGGATGCGGTCGGCGGGGATGCCCTGCTCCAGGAGGAACGCCACGCGGTAGGTGAGCGTGCGGGTCTTGCCCGAACCGGCCCCGGCGATCACCAGCGCCGGACCGGGCGTGGCGGTGACGGCTTCGTACTGCTGGGGATTCAGCTCCTTCGCGTAATCAATCCTCAGGTTGGTGACCGGGCGGTACTGGTTGAGCGTATATTCGCGGGACATGGTTTGCAGAAGTTTTAAGGATTCGAGGTCTCGCGATTATTTCAGGAACACCACCTTGGCCACGAAAGGAGAGTCGCTTTACGGCGTCTGGTCCTCTTTGTTTTTCTTAAGCCGGCCGGACGCGCGCGGCACTGGGGCGCGCAGCGATTTATAGATCCAACCTTCCAGCGGACGACACAGGCGCAAGAGGGGATAGAAGGGCGAATAAATGGCGCGCAGGCGTAACACCGAGAGCAGCATGGTGAAGGAGGTGCGCCCCAACGTCACTTTGGAGCCCGCCTTATCGGTCCATTCGGTTGGCGTTTCCAGGACACTGAACCCGTGATGTTTGATAGAGTAAAGCAGGTTGATATCAAACGCCATGTCCGCGATATGCAACGTGGGCAGAATATCCTTGATGATCCGGCTGTGCATGATTTTGGCGCCGCATTGCGTGTCGCGAATCCCCATCCAGAACAGACCTTGCACGATCAGGTGAAAGACCCGGCTGGCAAATTGTCGCTTGCCGGTTTGGGATTGATGCAATACCGCGCCTTGAATCCACCGGGAACCAATCACGCAATCCGCTTCACCGGCGTGTTGGATCAGGTCGTGGAATGCCTGTGGGCCGGTCGCGCCATCCGCATCCACGTAACCGATCAAATCCGCCTGATCGGCCAACTTCAGCCCCTCGATAAGCGCCCCGCCTTTGCCAATCGGAGCGGCGAACTCAAGCGCCTCAATACTCGGGAAGTCTTTGGCGACGGACTGGATCACGCCCAAGGTGTTATCACGGCAGCCATTCAGCACCACGACCATCCGGAATTTCCCCGGATAATGACTTTGAAACCAGGCGCCATACTCGCGCAGGACCGGTTCGATGCGTTGCTCTTCGTTATACGCCGGAATGAGCAACAAGACGCTGGGAGCGGCTGGGTTCACGCCGTGCGGTTACAGCGAATTTTCGGGTACACTCTCGTCGGTCTCCGCCGGGGCTGATTCAGCAACGACAGGAGTGACGGGCGGTAGGGGCGGAGCCAGCACGATGGAATTGATCCGGTAACGCTTGATGACGCCATTCATGTCAAATTCCACGTCGGTACCCGCCGCATTCCCGATGAGTGCCTTGGCCATGGGGGTCAGATAGCTGATGATATGCTTTTCCGGTTCGGTATCCCAAGCGCCCATGATGGTGTACGTTTCCGGTTGCTGGGTGAGCAGATCGGTCACCTCGACGCGCGTGCCCAAGCCGGCCACGTCGGTGCGCGCGTTGG
The window above is part of the Verrucomicrobiota bacterium genome. Proteins encoded here:
- a CDS encoding glycosyltransferase, translating into MNPAAPSVLLLIPAYNEEQRIEPVLREYGAWFQSHYPGKFRMVVVLNGCRDNTLGVIQSVAKDFPSIEALEFAAPIGKGGALIEGLKLADQADLIGYVDADGATGPQAFHDLIQHAGEADCVIGSRWIQGAVLHQSQTGKRQFASRVFHLIVQGLFWMGIRDTQCGAKIMHSRIIKDILPTLHIADMAFDINLLYSIKHHGFSVLETPTEWTDKAGSKVTLGRTSFTMLLSVLRLRAIYSPFYPLLRLCRPLEGWIYKSLRAPVPRASGRLKKNKEDQTP